A stretch of DNA from Acidobacteriota bacterium:
CGGTTGGGCTGATAATGCTCGAACCGGACGCCGGGCAGGCGATCACGTATTTTCCGTTGCTTATCGCGATACTTTTTCTTTCGGCTGTCAAAGTTCGTTATATCGTCGCAACACTCCTCGCCGCGGCGATCCTTATCCCAACGTCGTATTATGTCGGCGTACAAAGCGGCGTGATCAAACAGTACCAGCGGCAGCGGATCGAAGCGATCATCAACCCCGAGGCTGTAGATCCGCGTGGATTCGGCTACCACACCATTCAATCGATGATAACGGTCGGCAAGGGCGGCCTTGCGGGTATTCAGGGCGACACGGAAACGTCGCAGAGCGTGCTCAAGTTCCTCCCCGAGCCGCAAACGGATTTCATCTTTGCGGTTACGGCCGAACACACCGGATTTATCGGCTGCGTTTCGTTGCTGCTTGCCTATGCGCTACTGCTATCAAGGCTGATCGCCGGTGCTCGCGAGGCTAACGACCGGGCGGGAATGCTTGTTATAATGTCCATTGCGGCGGGGCTGGCGTTTCAGATATTCATGAATATCGGGATGACGCTCGGGATACTGCCCGTTATCGGCGTTCCGCTGCCGCTGATGAGTGCCGGACTTTCGGCAATGCTCGCGACGTTCATCGCGATCGGATTTGTGGTCAGTATCAAGATGCGGCGGTTCGTCAATTGAACAGGTAATATTCTCGAAGAGGTTTTATGGCGAGAGAAAGAAAGATCGTTGAGAAAGAGATCGGCTCTATTGAGCGGAAGAATGGATTGTTGGCGAAGGCTGCCTGGTTCACCGCAGCACTGCTTTTGGCACTTGCGGCCGGAGGCCTCACCGGCGTTTTGGCCTCGTATTATCTCAACAATTCGCGGTATTCCGTCGAGGTCTCGGCACTTGCGACATATCGGCCGCCGCAGGTGACCACGATCTATGCAGACGACGGCGAGACGATCCTTGCCGAGTTTGCGATCGAAAAGCGTATTCCGATCAAGGAAAGCGACATCCCGCAAAACGTTGAGGACGCCCTCATCGCGATCGAGGATTTTCGCTATTACGACCACATCGGCATTGACCCCTATCGCATCGCGGGTGCCGTTTACAAGAACTTCACCACCGGGTCGACCGAGGGTGCCTCGACGATAACGCAGCAGCTTGCCAAGAATCTTTTTCTCTACAAAGATCAGACCTACACCCGAAAGGTCAACGAATGGATGGTCGCGCTCCAGATCGAACGCTTTTATACAAAGCGGCAGATCCTTGAGATGTACATGAACTACGTCTTCCTCGGAGCAGGGGCATATGGATTTGAGGCCGGGTCAAGGACGTATTTCGGCAAATCGCTGAACGACCTGACCCTTGAGGAAGCCGCACTGCTCGCCGCCATCCCGAAGTCACCCGAATATTCGCCTACAAGGAACATAAAGCGGGCAGAGATGCGGCGCAATATCGTGCTCGATCAGATGGCGAAGTATTTCCCCGAGCGCTATTCGCAGGCCGCCGTTAACGCGGCTAAGGCGAAGCCGATCAAGCTTGCCGATACAGCCTATTACCAGTCGCTTCCGAAATCGACGCCGTGGGATTACCCGGTCGAGGAAGTTCGCAAGTATCTCGAGGATAGATACACGACCCGCGTCGCTCAAGGCGGGCTGAAGGTCTACACGACCATTAACGTCGAAGCCCAAAAGATCGCCACACGCGTCATTCGCGAACGGCTGCGGTCCTTCGATAAGGGACGCAGATGGCGGTCGGATTACAAGGACATACTTGTCGACAACGACGGCCAGCCGATCACCGACCAGAAAGAACGAGAGAAAACTCTGAACGCCTTCAAGCACGCCGATTGGTACGGCGACGAGTACGAAGAGGGCGAGTACATCAAGGGGCTTGTCGTGACTCAGAATCCGGTCGCTGATGAGGTCGGAGTTCGGTTTGGGCGCTACAAAGCGGTCGTTCGCAGTAAGGATATGGGCCGGAGCGGCAAGCGGCCAAAGGACGAGCTCAAGCCGGGATATCTTGCGGAGTTTTTGATCAAGAAGGTCGATAACGAGAAGCAAATGCTTGAGGTCCAGCTTGAGCAGGTGCCCGAGATCCAGGCCGCGATCACTACCGTTAATGCCAAGACCGGCGAGATCGCTGCGATGGTCGGCGGATATGATTTTCATACCAATCGATTTAACAACGCGACGCAGGGACTTCGGCAGACCGGTTCGGCCTACAAGCCATTCATTTATGCCGCAGCGGTTGAGGACGGTATGACGCCGGACATGATCGTAAGCGGTGCCCCGCTCAAGCGGGGCGGTTGGCAGCCTTCTAACTACGACGGATCGCCGAGCCACCCGAATGTGCCGATGAAGGTCGCCCTTGCCAAGTCGTATAACCTCGCTGCCGTGCATTTGCTCGATCAGGTCGGGATTCAGGCGGGTGCCCAGATGGTCCGTCGGTTCGGTATCACAAACCCGATGGCTCCGAGCCTTCCGTCAGCACTTGGAGCTTCTGAAGCTTCGCTGCTCGAAATGGTCGCGGGCTTCGGCGTCTTCCCTAATAAGGGCGTTCGGATTCAGCCACATCTTATCCGTAAGGTTTATAGCCGCGACGGCACGTTGCTGGAAGAGTTTGACGGCTCGAGCAGCCGCGTTACGAGTGAATACGTTGCACTCACGATGGTCGATATGATGCGTGGCGTGACATCCGGCGGCGGAACGGCGGCCGGGGCGAGTGCAGCCGGCCATCCGCTTGCCGGCAAGACCGGAACGGTAAATAAACATACTGACGTTTGGTTCATTGGTTACACGCCGACATACGTTACGGGTGTTTGGATGGGCAATCCGCTAAGGAAGGAATCGATCGGCCGCGGCATGACCGGCGGCGGCACGGCACTTCCGATCTTCAATGCCTTTATGAACCCGTTCATGAAGGACAAGCCCCGAGACACGTTTCCGGGCGTGCCCCCAATTCCCTCTGAGATCCGGGCATTGATGGAGCGAAACAAACGCGAAGAGGCTGAGAAGCTTGCCCGTGCAGAGCTTGCGGCAGCAAGATCGGGAGCAAGCACGCAGACGGTTGAAACTGAGACCACCGAGACTCAGACCGGCACGGGCTCAGCAGTCACGACACTACGTCCCGGCAATGATCAGCGGCCGACAGTCCCCGAGCCGCCGCCGCCGGTCATTCGCCCGCAACCGCAGACTGAACCGCGAAGAGTACCTGACGCTAAACCACCTTCACAACCGGAAGGCACTCAGCGCAAGGGCAAGAAGGGAGACGGCTAGAACTCGCGACGCGGGGACCTAGAGACAAAGCGACGCGGCGAAGCATTCAATTGCTTTCGCCGCGTCATTGTTTTCGACTGCTCTTTGCACTATTGAGATGTACTCACATCTATTCAACAAAGCGTCCAAGATAGTACGGCAGCATCTTTCGCCACCATGGCCAGTCGTGGTTAACGTCGTGGCCCCAGAGTTCGAGGAGGTGCGGAATGCCTTTTGAATGCAAGATGCCGGAAAGCTCGCGGCTCCTATCCGGAGCTTCATACGATCCCTGGCCCGAAACGATAACGATCGAATCCGCCTTTCGAAGGTTCGGCAGATGATGGCCGTCGTTCAGATTTTTCAGGTACATCGCGGGGTTGTTGAAATAAACGCTATCGTTGTAAAACCCCTTGTCCAGGTAATTGTAGATGTCGTAGCTCCCGCTCATTGCAATGGTCCCGCGGAAGTCGTGTGAATGCTTGAAGTAAGTATTTGCCGCAAGGTATGCGCCGAGCGAGGCTCCGGTCGTAAGCGGACGCGCGTCCTGTCCGCATTCGTTGCGAATGAGCGGCAGGACCTCGTCCATGATGTAGCGATCGTAGCGGTT
This window harbors:
- a CDS encoding rod shape-determining protein RodA, which gives rise to MVAILEKHSLRDFDWLTTVLAVAIACFGVWQIYNAVPTASIWSKQIIGLSIAIFAFLVVAFTDYRRIIEAAPIFYGFGLLLLFLVLTPLGVEVNGQKAWLWLPVVGQFQPSEFAKIPTVLMLAKYFGDRKPVPLRLKELLIGGAILAGPVGLIMLEPDAGQAITYFPLLIAILFLSAVKVRYIVATLLAAAILIPTSYYVGVQSGVIKQYQRQRIEAIINPEAVDPRGFGYHTIQSMITVGKGGLAGIQGDTETSQSVLKFLPEPQTDFIFAVTAEHTGFIGCVSLLLAYALLLSRLIAGAREANDRAGMLVIMSIAAGLAFQIFMNIGMTLGILPVIGVPLPLMSAGLSAMLATFIAIGFVVSIKMRRFVN
- a CDS encoding PBP1A family penicillin-binding protein, encoding MARERKIVEKEIGSIERKNGLLAKAAWFTAALLLALAAGGLTGVLASYYLNNSRYSVEVSALATYRPPQVTTIYADDGETILAEFAIEKRIPIKESDIPQNVEDALIAIEDFRYYDHIGIDPYRIAGAVYKNFTTGSTEGASTITQQLAKNLFLYKDQTYTRKVNEWMVALQIERFYTKRQILEMYMNYVFLGAGAYGFEAGSRTYFGKSLNDLTLEEAALLAAIPKSPEYSPTRNIKRAEMRRNIVLDQMAKYFPERYSQAAVNAAKAKPIKLADTAYYQSLPKSTPWDYPVEEVRKYLEDRYTTRVAQGGLKVYTTINVEAQKIATRVIRERLRSFDKGRRWRSDYKDILVDNDGQPITDQKEREKTLNAFKHADWYGDEYEEGEYIKGLVVTQNPVADEVGVRFGRYKAVVRSKDMGRSGKRPKDELKPGYLAEFLIKKVDNEKQMLEVQLEQVPEIQAAITTVNAKTGEIAAMVGGYDFHTNRFNNATQGLRQTGSAYKPFIYAAAVEDGMTPDMIVSGAPLKRGGWQPSNYDGSPSHPNVPMKVALAKSYNLAAVHLLDQVGIQAGAQMVRRFGITNPMAPSLPSALGASEASLLEMVAGFGVFPNKGVRIQPHLIRKVYSRDGTLLEEFDGSSSRVTSEYVALTMVDMMRGVTSGGGTAAGASAAGHPLAGKTGTVNKHTDVWFIGYTPTYVTGVWMGNPLRKESIGRGMTGGGTALPIFNAFMNPFMKDKPRDTFPGVPPIPSEIRALMERNKREEAEKLARAELAAARSGASTQTVETETTETQTGTGSAVTTLRPGNDQRPTVPEPPPPVIRPQPQTEPRRVPDAKPPSQPEGTQRKGKKGDG
- a CDS encoding esterase, which codes for MPLVAYGHAGYPLLMFPTAAADYLEYERFHLVDAIKGLIENGQIRAYSINSVNKYSLLNRESHPAWKVEMLNRYDRYIMDEVLPLIRNECGQDARPLTTGASLGAYLAANTYFKHSHDFRGTIAMSGSYDIYNYLDKGFYNDSVYFNNPAMYLKNLNDGHHLPNLRKADSIVIVSGQGSYEAPDRSRELSGILHSKGIPHLLELWGHDVNHDWPWWRKMLPYYLGRFVE